The genomic region GACGGAAGCAATGTCAGCATGACCTGTGATAATGATCTTTTGGATCTCCGGATATCTCTGGTGAACGATCCTCAAAAATTCGTCTCCTTTGATATTGGGCATCAGCCAATCGGAGATTACGATCAGGATCTTAACTCCTTCCGTTACCAATTCTTCAATGATCTGCATCGCTTCGGACGCATCTAGAGCGGTCTCATAACGATAAGTATCACCCAGATGTCTTTTGACTTGGGACTTCATACTCATCAAAATGAGCGCTTCATCATCAACAAAAAGAATCGCTTTCTCCACCGCTCCCCCGGTACCAACGTATAAATTAGACGAACAAAAACGAAAAAACCCCGGCTCAAAATCCGGAGCAAAACAAGGATACTTACTCTATAAATTATGTTTGCAACTCATTTTCGACTTTA from Leptospira dzoumogneensis harbors:
- a CDS encoding response regulator; protein product: MEKAILFVDDEALILMSMKSQVKRHLGDTYRYETALDASEAMQIIEELVTEGVKILIVISDWLMPNIKGDEFLRIVHQRYPEIQKIIITGHADIASVEALKKEINLYSYLKKPWDEKELVTTITSALK